The following coding sequences lie in one Xanthomonas hyacinthi genomic window:
- a CDS encoding DUF2167 domain-containing protein yields MQKETREENTQRKQAGDESVDLVGWAVPPRYAAATKKPCWARELAFWRPGPACSPRSA; encoded by the coding sequence ATGCAGAAGGAAACCCGCGAGGAGAACACGCAGCGCAAGCAAGCCGGCGACGAGAGCGTGGACCTGGTCGGCTGGGCGGTACCGCCGCGCTACGCCGCCGCGACCAAGAAACCGTGCTGGGCGCGCGAACTGGCGTTCTGGCGGCCAGGGCCGGCCTGTTCGCCACGCTCGGCCTGA
- a CDS encoding RBBP9/YdeN family alpha/beta hydrolase, which produces MQAMVIVPGIGNSGPGHWQTHWQRRDARMRRLQPDSFAQPQLHDWLRALDRCVQQCATPPLLVAHSLGCLLVAHWAARATRLPRGAFLVAVPDPDSAAFPQAQAASFVPVPAAPLPFPSLIVASSDDPYAAPSYSRRCASDWGSGLVELDRLGHLNAASGLGEWPGGTQLLAAFDAGIGRAPVPRA; this is translated from the coding sequence ATGCAAGCGATGGTGATCGTGCCGGGCATCGGCAACTCGGGGCCGGGGCACTGGCAAACCCATTGGCAACGGCGCGACGCGCGCATGCGGCGGCTGCAGCCGGACTCCTTCGCGCAGCCGCAGCTGCACGATTGGCTGCGCGCGCTCGACCGCTGCGTGCAGCAATGCGCCACACCGCCGCTGCTGGTCGCGCACAGCCTGGGCTGCCTGCTGGTCGCGCACTGGGCCGCGCGCGCCACGCGGTTGCCGCGCGGCGCGTTCCTGGTCGCGGTTCCCGATCCGGACAGCGCCGCGTTTCCGCAGGCGCAGGCCGCCAGCTTCGTTCCCGTACCGGCGGCGCCGCTGCCGTTTCCCAGCCTGATCGTGGCCAGCAGCGACGATCCGTACGCAGCGCCGTCCTACAGCCGCCGTTGCGCATCCGACTGGGGCAGCGGACTGGTCGAACTCGACCGCCTGGGGCATCTCAATGCGGCCAGCGGCCTGGGCGAATGGCCGGGCGGCACGCAGTTGCTGGCCGCGTTCGACGCCGGCATCGGCCGCGCGCCGGTGCCGCGCGCCTGA
- a CDS encoding Lrp/AsnC family transcriptional regulator, with protein MAAKTWQGDALDHAILEALQCDGRIALAELGRRIGLSQPAMSERVRRLEEQGVITGYAARVDPRVVGLATAAIVRLRTTHAQIGACLEQFAQMPQVLEVHRVTGEDCFVLRVLVPAPAQLEPIIDALARFGAVTTSVVLRSEAPRPIGRALLALAAQ; from the coding sequence GTGGCCGCGAAAACCTGGCAGGGCGATGCCCTGGATCACGCGATTCTGGAGGCGCTGCAGTGCGATGGCCGCATCGCGCTGGCGGAGCTGGGACGGCGCATCGGCCTGTCGCAGCCGGCGATGTCCGAGCGCGTGCGCCGGCTCGAGGAACAGGGCGTGATCACCGGTTACGCGGCCCGGGTCGATCCGCGCGTGGTGGGCCTGGCCACGGCGGCCATCGTCCGCCTGCGCACCACGCATGCGCAGATCGGCGCCTGCCTGGAGCAGTTCGCGCAGATGCCGCAGGTGCTGGAAGTGCATCGGGTCACCGGCGAGGACTGCTTCGTGCTGCGGGTGCTGGTGCCGGCGCCGGCGCAGCTGGAGCCGATCATCGATGCGTTGGCGCGCTTCGGCGCGGTGACCACCAGCGTGGTCTTGCGCAGCGAGGCGCCGCGCCCGATCGGCCGCGCGCTGCTGGCGCTGGCGGCGCAGTAG
- a CDS encoding gamma carbonic anhydrase family protein: MNPIRPFLDKTPQLGARVYVDPACTLIGDVVLDEDVSVWPGTVIRGDVNHVRIGARSNIQDGSIIHVSHHSPFNTAGYPTLIGADVTVGHGTIIHACTIEDLCLIGMGACILDGATVKKYGFVGAGAVVGPGKTVGERELWLGNPARLARTLSDKEVESLHYSAQHYVRLKDRYLGAAAPPPQ, translated from the coding sequence ATGAACCCGATCCGCCCGTTCCTGGACAAGACGCCGCAGCTGGGCGCACGCGTCTACGTGGACCCGGCCTGCACCCTCATCGGCGACGTGGTGCTCGACGAGGACGTGTCGGTGTGGCCGGGCACGGTGATCCGCGGCGACGTCAACCACGTGCGCATCGGCGCGCGCAGCAACATCCAGGACGGCAGCATCATCCACGTCAGCCACCACAGCCCGTTCAACACCGCCGGCTACCCGACCCTGATCGGCGCCGACGTGACCGTGGGCCACGGCACCATCATCCACGCCTGCACCATCGAGGACCTGTGCCTGATCGGCATGGGCGCGTGCATCCTCGACGGCGCCACGGTGAAGAAATACGGCTTCGTCGGCGCCGGCGCGGTGGTCGGGCCGGGCAAGACCGTCGGCGAGCGCGAACTGTGGCTGGGCAATCCGGCGCGGCTGGCGCGCACGCTCAGCGACAAGGAGGTCGAAAGCCTGCACTACTCCGCACAGCACTACGTGCGCTTGAAGGACCGCTACCTGGGCGCGGCCGCGCCGCCGCCGCAGTAA
- a CDS encoding PA4780 family RIO1-like protein kinase translates to MKTPQGLQPLIEDGVIDSVLRPLKSGKEAAVYVVQAGAEVLCAKVYKDMAQRSFQARVQYQEGRKVRGSRQARAMGKATKFGRREQEAAWKDTEANTLYQLVDAGVHVPQPRGYFHGVLLMDLVTDADGQSAPRLGEVELEPEQARAFHMQLIGDVVKMLCLGLVHGDLSEYNVLVAAAGPVVIDFPQVVSAAGNNAARDMLLRDVHNLRDCLGRAAPELNATHYGEEMWALYEQGELRPDSALSGRFVFDTHRADVRAVRDSIEDARQEAIIRQQGREAAADED, encoded by the coding sequence ATGAAAACCCCCCAGGGCCTGCAGCCGCTGATCGAGGACGGCGTCATCGACAGCGTGCTGCGCCCGCTCAAGAGTGGCAAGGAGGCCGCCGTGTACGTGGTCCAGGCCGGCGCCGAAGTGCTGTGCGCCAAGGTCTACAAGGACATGGCGCAGCGCAGCTTCCAGGCGCGTGTGCAGTACCAGGAAGGCCGCAAGGTGCGCGGCAGCCGCCAGGCGCGGGCGATGGGCAAGGCGACCAAGTTCGGCCGCCGCGAGCAGGAGGCCGCGTGGAAGGACACCGAGGCCAACACCCTGTACCAGCTGGTGGATGCCGGCGTGCACGTGCCGCAGCCGCGCGGCTACTTCCACGGCGTGCTGCTGATGGACCTGGTCACCGATGCCGACGGGCAGAGCGCGCCGCGGCTGGGCGAGGTGGAGCTGGAGCCGGAGCAGGCGCGCGCGTTCCACATGCAATTGATCGGCGACGTGGTGAAGATGCTGTGCCTGGGCCTGGTGCACGGCGACCTGTCCGAATACAACGTGCTGGTCGCCGCCGCCGGCCCGGTGGTGATCGATTTCCCGCAGGTGGTCAGCGCCGCCGGCAACAACGCCGCGCGCGACATGCTGCTGCGCGACGTGCACAACCTGCGCGACTGTCTGGGCCGCGCCGCGCCCGAGCTCAACGCCACCCACTACGGCGAGGAAATGTGGGCGCTGTACGAGCAGGGCGAACTACGCCCGGACAGCGCGCTCAGCGGCCGCTTCGTGTTCGACACCCATCGTGCCGACGTGCGCGCGGTACGCGATTCGATCGAGGATGCGCGGCAGGAAGCGATCATCCGCCAGCAGGGCCGCGAGGCCGCCGCGGACGAGGACTGA
- a CDS encoding efflux RND transporter periplasmic adaptor subunit: MATGCSSTAQTPAPVEVGTIVASAQTLPVEQTLPGRTVAYAVSDVRPQVNGLVRKRLFTEGQEVAAGQVLYQIDPAPYQAAYDTARGQLAQAQAAVLAARPKAERYRTLVALDAASKQDADDALAALKEAEANVVAAQASLQAARINLDYTRVTAPISGTIGTSAYTAGALVTAQQDAALTRIQRLDPIYLDVSQSSTQLLALREQLDAGRIKATDGKVSVRVRLEDGRFYPHPGTLEFVGTAVDPGTGGVTLRVVVPNPQHLLLPGMYLRALLPLASDPGAILVPQQAVTRDAKGEPLVKLLDAHDRVVERRIRTGDTVGHAWVVQAGLKPGERLIVVNGSRAEIGKPVTPYAVSAAQLEAAPAVSGDAQAD, from the coding sequence ATGGCGACGGGGTGTTCGTCCACCGCGCAAACGCCGGCGCCGGTCGAGGTCGGCACCATCGTGGCGAGCGCGCAGACCTTGCCGGTGGAGCAGACCCTGCCCGGCCGCACCGTCGCCTACGCCGTCTCCGACGTGCGCCCGCAGGTCAACGGCCTGGTGCGCAAGCGGCTGTTCACCGAGGGCCAGGAAGTCGCGGCCGGGCAGGTGCTCTACCAGATCGATCCGGCGCCGTACCAGGCCGCCTACGACACCGCCCGCGGGCAACTCGCCCAGGCCCAGGCCGCGGTGCTCGCGGCGCGGCCCAAGGCCGAGCGCTACCGCACCCTGGTCGCTCTGGATGCGGCCAGCAAACAGGATGCCGACGATGCGCTGGCCGCCTTGAAGGAAGCCGAAGCCAACGTGGTGGCGGCGCAGGCGTCGTTGCAGGCGGCGCGGATCAATCTCGACTACACCCGGGTGACGGCGCCGATCTCCGGCACCATCGGCACCTCGGCCTATACCGCCGGCGCGCTGGTGACCGCGCAGCAGGACGCGGCGCTGACCAGGATCCAGCGCCTGGACCCGATCTACCTGGACGTGAGCCAGTCCAGCACGCAGCTGCTGGCGCTGCGCGAGCAGCTCGATGCCGGCCGGATCAAGGCGACCGACGGCAAGGTCTCGGTGCGGGTGCGGCTGGAGGACGGCAGGTTCTATCCGCATCCCGGCACGCTGGAATTCGTTGGCACCGCGGTCGATCCGGGCACCGGCGGGGTCACCCTGCGCGTGGTCGTGCCCAATCCGCAGCACCTGCTGCTGCCCGGCATGTACCTGCGCGCGCTGCTGCCGTTGGCCAGCGACCCGGGCGCGATCCTGGTGCCGCAGCAGGCGGTGACCCGCGATGCCAAGGGCGAGCCGCTGGTGAAGCTGCTCGACGCGCACGACCGGGTCGTGGAGCGCCGGATCCGCACCGGCGACACGGTCGGCCACGCTTGGGTGGTGCAGGCCGGACTCAAGCCGGGCGAACGGCTGATCGTGGTCAACGGCAGCCGCGCCGAGATCGGCAAGCCGGTCACGCCGTACGCGGTCAGCGCCGCGCAGCTCGAGGCCGCGCCAGCGGTGTCGGGCGACGCCCAGGCCGACTGA
- a CDS encoding efflux RND transporter permease subunit encodes MSRFFVNHPVVAWVMAIVVVLVGMLAIHALPVERYPQMAPPTITVRATYTGASAQTMENTVTQLIEQSQQSLDHLLYMTSTSASDGTAQVNLVFETGTNADTAQVQVQNQLQSVMSVLPQAVQQNGLVITKSSGSLFEVVAFTSDDGSMDNFDVANYMESNIDDQISRVSGVGNIQPMGSEYAMRIWLDPEKLRKYALMPSDVENALQAQNTDVSAGEIGGQPAPRGQRLDATVTTRSRLHTPAQFGAIVLKSGPGGAAVHLSDVARIGLGPETYDSITRFNGKPSASLGIELNADANAVETSRAIDARLQELKQYWPHGYTYHIAFSTTPFVTTSIKEVVITLIEAVLLVVAVMYLFLQNWRATLVPTIAVPVVLMGTFGVLAAFGYSINTLTMFAMVLAIGLLVDDAIVVVENVERVMSQEGLPPKEATLRSMQQIGGALVGIVLVLTAVFVPMAFFNGVTGVIYRQFSITIAASMILSVLVAMTLTPALCVTILKPLHQGEAPIGSHGRLGWFFVWFNTRFRQLSERYRAMVERVLGRRALSLLAYALLLVVTGVLLWRLPGAFLPDEDEGMLNVLVKLPAGSTLEQTMAVTDRLTKAALHEPGVRSVLSSAGFSVTGAGQNVGMAFVRLKDWDDREDDADTIAAHLNKALADVPDAELFVTSPPAISGLGDASGFTFELMDYEGAGHAALVNARDTLLRLAGHDPKLRDVRYASLEDAPVYAVKIDDDKAQAQGVDPGDINATLNSALGGDFVNNFIYKGRIKKVYVQGDAEARMAPQDLQRWTVRNAGGDMVPMSAFTTSHWTSAPAALERYNGVSAMELTGQAVAGVSSGAAMDAMAELSKQLPHGFGYAWSDMAYQEKLSANQAPALYAISLLFVFLCLVALYESWTIPFAVMLAVPVGVFGAALLMTVRGLQNDVYFQVGLLTTVGLAAKNGILIVEFARELEHRGEPLLAATLHAVQMRLRPILMTSLAFLLGVLPLVFSHGAGSAARHSLGTGVTGGTLASITLGLFFVPLFYVIVRSVVPGHARLPQEATP; translated from the coding sequence ATGTCGCGTTTCTTCGTCAATCATCCGGTGGTGGCCTGGGTCATGGCCATCGTCGTCGTCCTGGTCGGCATGCTGGCCATCCATGCGCTGCCGGTCGAGCGCTATCCGCAGATGGCGCCGCCGACCATCACCGTGCGCGCCACCTACACCGGCGCTTCGGCGCAGACCATGGAGAATACCGTCACCCAGCTGATCGAGCAGTCGCAGCAGAGCCTGGACCACCTGCTGTACATGACCTCGACCAGCGCCTCGGACGGGACCGCGCAGGTCAACCTGGTGTTCGAGACCGGCACCAATGCCGACACCGCGCAGGTACAGGTGCAGAACCAGCTGCAGTCGGTGATGTCGGTGCTGCCGCAGGCGGTGCAGCAGAACGGCCTGGTCATCACCAAGTCCAGCGGCTCGCTGTTCGAGGTGGTGGCGTTCACTTCCGACGACGGCAGCATGGACAACTTCGATGTCGCCAACTACATGGAATCGAACATCGACGACCAGATCAGCCGGGTCAGCGGCGTGGGCAACATCCAGCCGATGGGCTCGGAATACGCCATGCGCATCTGGCTGGATCCGGAGAAGCTGCGCAAGTACGCGCTGATGCCCTCGGACGTGGAGAATGCGCTGCAGGCGCAGAACACCGACGTATCGGCCGGCGAGATCGGCGGCCAGCCGGCCCCGCGCGGGCAACGCCTGGATGCGACCGTGACCACGCGCAGCCGCCTGCACACGCCGGCGCAGTTCGGCGCGATCGTGCTCAAGAGCGGTCCCGGCGGCGCGGCGGTGCACCTGTCCGACGTGGCCAGGATCGGCCTGGGCCCGGAAACCTACGACAGCATCACCCGCTTCAACGGCAAGCCGTCGGCCTCGCTCGGCATCGAGCTGAACGCCGACGCCAACGCGGTGGAAACGTCCAGGGCGATCGACGCGCGCCTGCAGGAGCTCAAGCAGTACTGGCCGCACGGCTACACCTACCACATCGCCTTCAGCACCACGCCGTTCGTGACCACCTCGATCAAGGAAGTGGTCATCACCCTGATCGAAGCGGTGCTGCTGGTGGTGGCGGTGATGTACCTGTTCCTGCAGAACTGGCGCGCCACGCTGGTCCCGACCATCGCCGTGCCGGTGGTGCTGATGGGCACCTTCGGCGTGCTGGCCGCGTTCGGCTACTCGATCAACACCCTGACCATGTTCGCGATGGTGCTGGCGATCGGCCTGCTGGTGGACGACGCCATCGTGGTGGTGGAGAACGTGGAGCGGGTGATGAGCCAGGAAGGGCTGCCGCCGAAGGAGGCGACGCTGCGCTCGATGCAGCAGATCGGCGGCGCGCTGGTCGGCATCGTGCTGGTGCTGACCGCGGTGTTCGTGCCGATGGCCTTCTTCAACGGCGTCACCGGGGTCATCTACCGGCAGTTCTCGATCACCATCGCCGCCTCGATGATCCTGTCGGTGCTGGTGGCGATGACCCTGACCCCGGCGCTGTGCGTCACCATCCTCAAGCCGCTGCACCAGGGCGAGGCGCCGATCGGCTCGCACGGCCGCCTCGGCTGGTTCTTCGTCTGGTTCAACACGCGCTTCCGCCAGCTGTCCGAGCGCTACCGCGCAATGGTCGAGCGGGTGCTGGGCCGGCGCGCGCTGAGCCTGCTCGCCTACGCGCTGCTGCTGGTCGTCACCGGCGTGCTGCTGTGGCGCCTGCCCGGCGCGTTCCTGCCCGACGAGGACGAGGGCATGCTCAACGTGCTGGTCAAGCTGCCGGCCGGCTCCACCCTGGAGCAGACCATGGCGGTGACCGACCGCCTGACCAAGGCCGCGCTGCACGAGCCGGGCGTGCGCTCGGTGCTGTCCTCGGCCGGCTTCAGCGTGACCGGCGCCGGCCAGAACGTCGGCATGGCCTTCGTCCGCCTCAAGGACTGGGACGACCGCGAAGACGATGCCGACACCATCGCCGCGCATCTCAACAAGGCCTTGGCCGACGTGCCCGACGCGGAGCTGTTCGTGACCTCGCCGCCGGCCATCAGCGGCCTCGGCGACGCCTCCGGCTTCACCTTCGAACTGATGGACTACGAAGGCGCCGGCCACGCCGCCCTGGTGAACGCGCGCGACACGCTGCTGCGCCTGGCCGGGCATGATCCCAAGCTGCGCGACGTGCGCTACGCCAGCCTGGAGGACGCGCCGGTCTATGCGGTCAAGATCGACGACGACAAGGCGCAAGCGCAGGGCGTGGACCCGGGCGACATCAACGCCACGCTCAACAGCGCGCTCGGCGGCGACTTCGTCAACAACTTCATCTACAAGGGTCGGATCAAGAAGGTGTACGTGCAGGGTGACGCCGAGGCGCGCATGGCACCGCAGGATCTGCAGCGCTGGACGGTGCGCAACGCCGGCGGCGACATGGTGCCGATGTCCGCCTTCACCACCTCGCACTGGACCAGCGCGCCGGCCGCGCTGGAGCGCTACAACGGCGTGTCGGCGATGGAACTCACCGGCCAGGCGGTGGCGGGCGTCAGCTCCGGCGCGGCGATGGACGCCATGGCCGAACTGAGCAAGCAGTTGCCGCATGGCTTCGGCTATGCGTGGTCGGACATGGCCTACCAGGAGAAGCTGTCGGCCAACCAGGCGCCGGCGCTGTACGCGATCTCGCTGCTGTTCGTGTTCCTGTGCCTGGTGGCGCTGTACGAAAGCTGGACGATCCCGTTCGCGGTGATGCTGGCGGTGCCGGTGGGCGTGTTCGGCGCGGCGCTGCTGATGACCGTGCGCGGCCTGCAGAACGACGTGTATTTCCAGGTCGGCCTGCTGACCACGGTCGGCCTGGCGGCCAAGAACGGCATCCTGATCGTCGAGTTCGCGCGCGAGCTGGAACATCGCGGCGAACCCCTGCTGGCGGCCACCCTGCATGCGGTGCAGATGCGCCTGCGGCCGATCCTGATGACCTCGCTGGCATTCCTGCTCGGCGTGCTGCCGCTGGTGTTCAGTCACGGTGCCGGCTCGGCCGCGCGCCACTCGCTGGGCACCGGCGTCACCGGCGGCACGCTGGCCTCGATCACCCTGGGCCTGTTCTTCGTGCCCTTGTTCTACGTCATCGTGCGCAGCGTGGTTCCCGGGCATGCGCGTCTGCCGCAGGAGGCCACGCCATGA
- a CDS encoding efflux transporter outer membrane subunit yields MSARSLRLLAAACCAALAACSMAPHYARPAAPVPLQFGNAGTAAPGADSAAPALPDWRAVFLDPRLRQVIALGLDNNRDLRVAMLDIDKARAQYRIQRAALAPTLDANASSSRQRTSASASDTGQAQIGSSDTLQVGISSWELDLFGRVRSLKNEALETWLASAETQRSVRLSLIGQIADDWLAVGADQQLLALAQQTLDSQEQTLRRSRAQHDNGIGSGLDLAQIQSSVEAARVDVARDATQLAQARDALQLVVGAPVDAALLAGADAVDGSVALAPVPARLDAAVLLQRPDVLAAEHALKAANADIGAARAAFFPTVTLTASTGRSSDALSTLFAAGARTWSFVPNLTAPIFHAGALKASLDVSRIGKNIAVAQYEKAIQSAFSDVADALAQRDHLDAQLSAQRALVDAVRRSHALAEARYRAGVDDYLQVLDAQRSLYAAQQDLIGLRLQDDSNRVALYTVLGGGADASAASPAAARR; encoded by the coding sequence ATGAGTGCGCGTTCGCTGCGCCTGCTGGCCGCGGCCTGCTGCGCGGCGCTGGCCGCGTGCAGCATGGCCCCGCACTACGCGCGCCCGGCGGCGCCGGTGCCGCTGCAGTTCGGCAACGCGGGCACCGCCGCGCCCGGCGCCGACAGCGCCGCACCGGCGCTGCCGGACTGGCGCGCGGTATTCCTGGATCCGCGCCTGCGCCAGGTCATCGCCCTGGGCCTGGACAACAACCGCGACCTGCGCGTGGCCATGCTCGATATCGACAAGGCGCGCGCGCAGTACCGGATCCAGCGCGCCGCGCTGGCGCCGACGCTGGATGCCAATGCCAGCAGCAGCCGCCAGCGGACCAGCGCCAGCGCCAGCGACACCGGGCAGGCGCAGATCGGCAGCAGCGACACCCTGCAGGTCGGCATCAGCAGCTGGGAGCTGGACCTGTTCGGTCGCGTACGCAGCCTGAAGAACGAGGCGCTGGAAACCTGGCTGGCCAGTGCCGAAACCCAGCGCAGCGTGCGCCTGAGCCTGATCGGCCAGATCGCCGACGACTGGCTCGCGGTCGGCGCCGACCAGCAACTGCTGGCCCTGGCGCAGCAGACCCTGGACAGCCAGGAGCAGACGCTCAGGCGCAGCCGTGCCCAGCACGACAACGGCATCGGCTCCGGCCTGGACCTGGCGCAGATCCAGAGCAGTGTGGAAGCGGCCCGCGTCGACGTGGCGCGCGATGCCACCCAGCTCGCGCAGGCCCGCGACGCGCTGCAACTGGTGGTCGGCGCGCCGGTGGACGCGGCGCTGCTGGCCGGCGCCGATGCGGTCGACGGCAGCGTGGCGCTGGCGCCGGTGCCGGCGCGGTTGGATGCCGCGGTGCTGCTGCAACGCCCCGACGTGCTCGCCGCCGAACATGCGCTGAAGGCGGCCAACGCCGACATCGGCGCCGCCCGCGCGGCGTTCTTCCCGACCGTGACCCTGACCGCGTCCACCGGGCGCAGCAGCGATGCGCTGTCCACGCTGTTCGCGGCCGGCGCGCGGACCTGGTCGTTCGTGCCCAACCTCACCGCGCCGATCTTCCACGCCGGTGCGCTGAAGGCCTCGCTGGACGTCTCCAGGATCGGCAAGAACATCGCCGTGGCGCAATACGAGAAGGCCATCCAGAGCGCCTTCAGCGATGTCGCCGATGCGCTGGCGCAGCGCGATCACCTCGACGCGCAGCTGAGCGCGCAACGGGCGCTGGTGGACGCGGTGCGGCGCAGCCACGCGCTGGCCGAAGCGCGCTACCGCGCCGGCGTGGACGACTATCTGCAGGTGCTGGACGCGCAGCGTTCGCTGTACGCCGCGCAGCAGGACCTGATCGGCTTGCGCCTGCAGGACGACAGCAACCGGGTCGCGCTGTACACCGTGCTGGGCGGCGGCGCGGATGCGAGCGCGGCGAGTCCTGCCGCGGCGCGCCGATGA
- the mnmG gene encoding tRNA uridine-5-carboxymethylaminomethyl(34) synthesis enzyme MnmG, translating into MRDSFYRYDVIVIGGGHAGTEAALASARAGARTLLLTHNVETVGAMSCNPAIGGIGKGHLVKEIDALGGAMAHAADLAGIQWRTLNASKGPAVRATRCQADRSLYRSAIRRLVETQPNLTLFQAAVDALIVDGECVRGAITQTGLRFEAAAVVLTAGTFLAGKIHIGQTQYAGGRAGDPPATALAQTLRDGRFGVDRLKTGTPPRIDGRSLDYAAMQEQPGDDPLPVMSFMGAIAEHPRQVACWITHTTERTHAIIRGALDRSPLYTGQIEGIGPRYCPSIEDKVVRFAEKPSHQIFVEPEGLDVAEIYPNGISTSLPFDVQLELVRSIRGFERAHITRPGYAIEYDFFDPRGLKASLETKAMPGLFFAGQINGTTGYEEAAAQGLIAGLNAARQVRGLEPWSPRRDQAYIGVLIDDLITHGTTEPYRMFTSRAEYRLQLREDNADARLTGIGRELGLVGEARWARFQAKQEAVARENQRLRALWATPGNALGREVAATLGVAVSRETTVLDLIKRPELDYAALMRVPSLGPGVDDTQVAEQVEIGIKYAGYLDRQREEIARQQRHEDTPIAEAFDYAQVRGLSAEVQQKLQRVRPQSVGQAQRIPGMTPAAISLLLVHLERARRSRVA; encoded by the coding sequence ATGCGCGATTCCTTCTACCGCTACGACGTCATCGTGATCGGCGGCGGCCACGCCGGCACCGAGGCCGCGCTGGCCTCCGCGCGCGCCGGCGCGCGCACCCTGCTGCTGACCCACAACGTGGAGACGGTGGGTGCGATGAGCTGCAACCCGGCCATCGGCGGCATCGGCAAGGGCCACCTGGTCAAGGAGATCGATGCGCTGGGCGGGGCGATGGCGCATGCCGCCGACCTGGCCGGGATCCAGTGGCGCACGCTCAACGCCTCCAAGGGCCCGGCGGTGCGCGCCACCCGCTGCCAGGCCGACCGCAGCCTGTACCGCAGCGCGATCCGGCGCCTGGTCGAGACGCAGCCGAACCTGACCCTGTTCCAGGCCGCGGTGGATGCGCTGATCGTGGACGGCGAGTGCGTGCGCGGCGCCATCACCCAGACCGGCCTGCGCTTCGAGGCCGCGGCGGTGGTGCTGACCGCCGGCACCTTCCTGGCCGGCAAGATCCACATCGGCCAGACCCAGTACGCCGGCGGCCGCGCCGGCGACCCGCCGGCCACCGCGCTGGCGCAGACGCTGCGCGACGGCCGCTTCGGCGTGGACCGGCTCAAGACCGGCACCCCGCCGCGCATCGACGGGCGCAGCCTGGACTATGCGGCGATGCAGGAGCAGCCCGGCGACGATCCGCTGCCGGTGATGTCGTTCATGGGCGCGATCGCCGAGCATCCGCGCCAGGTGGCGTGCTGGATCACCCATACCACCGAGCGCACCCATGCCATCATCCGCGGCGCGCTGGACCGCTCGCCGCTGTACACCGGCCAGATCGAGGGCATCGGCCCGCGCTACTGCCCCTCGATCGAGGACAAGGTGGTGCGCTTCGCCGAGAAGCCCAGCCACCAGATCTTCGTCGAACCCGAAGGCCTGGACGTGGCCGAGATCTATCCCAACGGCATCTCCACCTCGCTGCCGTTCGACGTGCAGCTGGAGCTGGTGCGGTCGATCCGCGGCTTCGAGCGCGCCCACATCACCCGCCCCGGCTACGCGATCGAATACGACTTCTTCGACCCGCGCGGGCTGAAGGCCTCGCTGGAGACCAAGGCGATGCCCGGGCTGTTCTTCGCCGGCCAGATCAACGGCACCACCGGCTACGAGGAGGCCGCCGCGCAGGGCCTGATCGCCGGGCTCAACGCCGCGCGCCAGGTGCGCGGGCTGGAGCCGTGGTCGCCGCGCCGCGACCAGGCCTACATCGGCGTGCTGATCGACGACCTGATCACCCACGGCACCACCGAGCCGTACCGCATGTTCACCAGCCGCGCCGAATACCGGCTGCAGCTGCGCGAGGACAACGCCGACGCGCGCCTGACCGGCATCGGCCGTGAACTGGGCCTGGTCGGGGAGGCGCGCTGGGCGCGCTTCCAGGCCAAGCAGGAAGCGGTGGCGCGGGAGAACCAGCGGCTGCGCGCGCTGTGGGCCACGCCGGGCAATGCGCTGGGCCGCGAGGTCGCCGCGACGCTGGGCGTGGCGGTCAGCCGCGAGACCACCGTGCTCGACCTGATCAAGCGCCCGGAACTGGACTACGCCGCGCTGATGCGGGTGCCGTCGCTGGGTCCGGGCGTGGACGACACGCAGGTCGCCGAACAGGTCGAGATCGGCATCAAGTACGCCGGCTACCTGGACCGCCAGCGCGAGGAGATCGCGCGCCAGCAGCGCCACGAGGACACGCCGATTGCCGAGGCGTTCGACTACGCGCAGGTGCGCGGGCTGTCGGCCGAAGTGCAGCAGAAGCTGCAGCGCGTGCGCCCGCAGAGCGTGGGCCAGGCGCAGCGCATTCCCGGCATGACCCCGGCGGCGATCTCGCTGCTGCTGGTGCACCTGGAGCGCGCGCGGCGCAGCCGGGTGGCGTGA